In Deltaproteobacteria bacterium, a single window of DNA contains:
- a CDS encoding amidohydrolase has translation MATQSLTIDSQVHAYERDRPERPWYRFLHGPAEVTGDDMVAAMDAVGVDGALLVSPFTLYRYDASYVLEVYAKHGGRFGLIKPFDPRSESVAEEIAEWARTPGVVGARLMLTPKSGEADDPGLNRIFAAGGKAGIPVNVLCWGRLALVRELARRHPNTQVVIDHLGLSQPFTPPAPPAPFAELPAVLSLAALDNVAIKISGACTLSHQPFPYPDIWEPLGQIFKAFGLARCLWGTDWTRAVALLTYEQGVEAFRVTDQLSDAERAALMGGSLMKIYNWSPDVRR, from the coding sequence ATGGCAACGCAGAGTCTCACGATTGATTCACAAGTGCATGCCTACGAACGAGATCGTCCAGAGCGCCCGTGGTACAGATTTTTGCATGGGCCAGCCGAGGTCACCGGCGACGACATGGTTGCAGCGATGGATGCGGTTGGCGTCGATGGCGCGTTGCTGGTGTCGCCTTTCACCCTGTACCGTTACGATGCGAGCTATGTTCTTGAGGTGTACGCGAAACATGGAGGTCGGTTCGGTTTGATCAAACCCTTCGATCCGCGGTCAGAATCGGTCGCGGAGGAAATCGCGGAGTGGGCACGAACCCCAGGCGTGGTCGGCGCGCGCCTCATGCTCACGCCCAAGTCGGGCGAGGCCGACGACCCTGGGCTCAATCGTATCTTCGCCGCTGGTGGCAAAGCGGGGATTCCGGTGAACGTGCTGTGCTGGGGCAGGTTGGCTCTGGTGCGAGAGTTAGCTCGCCGTCATCCCAACACACAGGTAGTGATCGATCATCTCGGATTGAGCCAGCCATTCACACCGCCAGCGCCGCCAGCGCCGTTCGCAGAATTACCCGCCGTGCTGTCGTTGGCTGCTCTCGACAATGTGGCCATCAAGATTTCCGGGGCGTGTACTCTGTCCCACCAGCCCTTTCCCTACCCGGATATCTGGGAACCCCTGGGCCAGATCTTCAAGGCGTTTGGTTTGGCACGCTGTCTGTGGGGCACAGACTGGACGCGCGCCGTAGCGTTGTTGACGTACGAGCAGGGGGTCGAAGCGTTCCGGGTTACAGACCAACTCTCAGATGCTGAGCGGGCTGCGCTGATGGGCGGGAGCCTGATGAAAATTTACAACTGGTCACCTGACGTGAGGAGATAG